The window AGGCGACGTTGCCATAGGACAGGCCGCCGTAGTTGTGGGTCGGGCCTACAAGACCGTCAAAATTGACTTCAAAGGTTTTCATCGGCGAGGCTCCAGGAAAAACTGTTGTTATAGGCATCAGGTAATGCGGTGGGTGGCGACCGCTGCGCGGTCATCGCCAGCAAGCCGGCTCCCACAGGCTCGGCGCCCGGTCCCGCCTTCGCGGTCGGCCCGAGTCCTGTAGGAGCAGGGCTTGCCCGCGAATGAGGCCCACGCAGGTTAGAGTTTCACACCCGGCGTCAGGCTCGCCGGCACCACCAGGCTCGGCGTTTCCAGCGAGGCCACCGGATACGCGCAGTAGTCCGCGGCGTAATAGGCGCTGGCGCGATGATTGCCCGAGGCCCCTACTCCGCCGAACGGCGCACTGCTCGCGGCGCCCGTCAGTTGTTTGTTCCAGTTGACGATCCCGGCCCGGCTCTGCAGCCAGAACTGCCGGTAACGCTCTTCGGAGTCGGACAGCAGGCCCGCCGCCAAACCGAACTGGGTGTTGTTCGCCTCGGCGATCGCTGCGTCGAAACCGACATAGCGGATCACCTGCAGCAACGGCCCGAAGAACTCTTCGTCGGGGCGCCCGCTGACCGCCGTCACATCGAGGATGCCCGGGGTCAGCAGGGCTGCGCCAGGCTGTGGCTGAGTCATCGGCAACAACGCCAGCGCACCCTTGGCCAGCAGGCTGGCCTGGGCTTCCATCAGTGCGCTTGCCGCCGCCAGGGAAATCACCGAGCCCATGAACGGCGCCGGCTGCTGATCGAATGCGCCGACCGCGATGTTCCCGCTGACCTCGACCAGCCGCGCCAGCAACTGGTCGCCCCAGGCGCCTTCCGGCACCAGCAGGCGCCGGGCACAGGTGCAGCGCTGGCCGGCAGAGATGAAGGCCGACTGGATGATGGTGTAGACCGCCGCATCCAGGTCGGCGACCTGATCCACCACCAGCGGGTTGTTGCCACCCATTTCCAGGGCGAGGATCTTGTCCGGGCGACCGGCGAACTGCTGGTGCAGGTGGTTGCCGGTACGGCTGGAGCCGGTGAAGAACAGGCCGTCGATACCCGGGTTGCCCGCCAGGGCGATACCGGTCTCCCGGGCGCCCTGCAGCAGGTTCAGCACGCCGGCCGGCAACCCGGCCTCGATCCAGCACTTGACCGTCAGCTCGGCGACCTTCGGCGTCAGCTCGCTCGGTTTGAACAGCACGCTGTTACCGGCCAGCAGGGCCGGAACGATATGGCCGTTGGGCAGGTGCCCCGGAAAGTTATAGGGGCCGAACACCGCCACCACGCCATGCGGCTTGTGGCGCAACACCGCGTTGGCATCGCCCAGCGGACCGCTCTTCTCGCCGGTGCGCTCACGGTAGCTCTGGATCGAGATAGCAACCTTGTTGACCATACTGGTCACTTCGGTGGCCGCTTCCCACAACGGCTTGCCGGTTTCCTCACCGATGCCACGGGCCAGTTCGTCAGCATGGTTCTTCAGGCTGGCAGCAAACGCCTCGAGCACCACGATGCGCTCGTCCAGGCTGCGCCGTGCCCAGGCCGGGAACGCTTCGCGAGCCGCCTGCACGGCCTGCTCGACCTGCGCCGCAGCGGCGCCATTGCCGCGCCACAGTACCTGCTGGGTCACCGGGTTCAGCGACTCGAAGGCCTCGCCCTGGCCGGCGTGCCATTGGCCTGCGATGTAAAGCGTGCTCATTATTTCGACTCCCGGGAAGCAGACAGCGGAACGGCGCGGACCTGGTCACCCGCACTCAGTTGAAGACGTTTGGCGGTCAGCGGATCGACCACCAGCGTACCTGCCGCGAACCGGGCGGGTGCCGCCGTGATCCGGCAGTCTTCGCACTTGCGGTTGTGGATCAGGAATGGCGTGGCGTCATCACCTGGCGTACCGATGGCCAGCACCAGCGCCTGGCTGTCGCGGACCGCACGGATCTTGCCGGTCTCGCACTCCACCGCCGGGCCGGCGTCGAAGATATCGACATAGCCCTGGTAGCTGAAACCTTCGCTCTTGAGCATCGACAGGGCCGGCTCGGTATCGGTGTGCACCTTGCCGATCACCGCCCGCGCACCCTCGGAAAGGAAGCAGGTGTACAGCGGGAACTTCGGCATCAGTTCGGCAATGAACGCCTTGTTGCCGACACCGGTCAGGTAGTCGGCCTGGCTGAATTCCATTTTGAAGAAATGCCGCCCCAGGCTCTCCCAGAACGGCGAGCGTCCGGCCTCGTCGGACATGCCGCGCATCTCGGCGATGATCTTCTGGCCGAACAGCTGCGGGAACTCGGCGATGAACAGCATCCGCGCCTTGGCCAGCATCCGCCCATTGAGACCACTGCGGTAGTCGGCATGCAGGAACAGCGAGCACAGCTCGGAGTTGCCGGTCAGGTCGTTGGCCAGGAACAGCGTCGGGATCTCGCGATAGATGTTCAGTTCCTGGGACGCGCTGACCGTCAGGCCGACGCGGAAGTTGTACCAGGGCTCGCGCAGACCGACGGCCCCGGCGATCGCCGAAATGCCGACCACCCGGCCATTGTCGTCCTCAAGCACGAACAGGTAGTCCGCATCGGCACGTCCAGCCTCGCCACGGAAGGTTTTTTCCGCCCAACCGACCCGATGGGCCAGGCGCGCCTCGTTGGCCGGCAAGGTGGTCAGGCCGGTACCGGTGCTGCGGGCCAGGTCGATCAGAGCGGGTAAATCGCTGCTGCGTACGGGACGAACGATCATGCTATCTCCTCAGACGGGCGCCGCCTGGCGGCACCCGCGAAACTCGCTGTAAGGCTGCTTTCGATACCGGCGTCAGACCGCCACCAGGCGCACGCTGCCACCTTCGCCGACGCCCAGGGCTTCGGCGGCTTCCTGGTCCAGGGTCACCGGCTTGCCAGGGGCGTAGTCGAGCTCCAGCAGCACGGCGCGGTAATCCTGGAGCTGGCCGTTGGAAACCAGGTACTGGCGACCGGGATTGCCGGTGTCGCCGACCTTCACCGGTACCACGCGGCTCTGGGCGATCGAACGGATACCACTGACCCGCGCATGCAGGGTCGGGCCACCGTCGAAGATGTCGATGTAGTGATCGGTCTCGAAACCTTCACGCATCAGGATGTCGAAGGTGATCTGTGCCCGCGGGTGTACCTGGCCCATCGCTTCCTGGGCCTCGTCCGGCAGCAGCGGCACGTAGATCGGGTAATGCGGCATCAGCTCGGCGAGAAAGGTCCGACTCTTGAGGCCGCAGAGGCGCTCGGCCTCGGCATAGTTCAGGTCGAAGAAGTTGCGGCCGATGGCGTCCCAGAATGGCGAGTCGCCATGCTCATCGCTGTAGCCAACGATCTCGGTCACCACCGAGTCGGCGAAACGCTCCGGATGGCTGGCCACGAACAGCAGGCGGCCGCGGGAATTGAGCTCCGACCAGGCCGAACCCACCAGCTCCGGGACCACGTAGAAGCTGGTCAACAGGCTGTTGCCGGTCAGGTCGTGGCACTGGGAGAGCACATGGATCTTGTTGTGGATCTTCAGCTCGCGGGAAGCATGCACGAAGGTCTCGTTGCGGAAGCTGTAGAACGGTTCCGAATAGCCGGCCGAGGCGACGATCGCCGAGCAACCCGCCAGTTTGCCGGTGTCGGTGTCCTCGAGCACGAAGAAATAGCTTTCCTCGCCATTGAAACTGACCTCGGCAGCGAACGACGCCTCACTCGCGGCGATCTTGTCGCGCAGTCGTCCCTCGTCATCCGGCAGGGAAGTGACACCAATGGGGCTGTCGGCGGCCAGACGCCGTACCTCGTCCAGGTCAGCCATTTGCGCGGGGCGCATCACCAGCATGGTGTCACTCCTTAATTGAAAAACAGGCCGGCGACATCGCCAGCGCAGGGAAAAAAATGCCGGGCATGCCCGGCACAGGAATAATCTGTCCGTCGCCGGCCGGTTGGCTCGACGACGGAAGTACCACGTCTGGGCCGATCAGGCCTGAGTCAGCTTGGCAACGGCGCGTTCGAAACGATCCAGGCCTTCCTGGATGTCGGCGTCCTCGACCACCAGGCTCGGCGCGAAGCGGACCACGTCGGGACCGGCCTGCAGGATCATCAGGTTTTCCTGCTCGGCGGCATTGAACACGTCCTTGGCCTTGCCTTTCCAGGCATCGGCCAGTACGCAGCCAAGCAGCAGGCCCATGCCGCGGACCTGGGTGAACAGGCCGTACTTGGCGCCGATCTGCTCCAGGCGGGTCTTGAAGGCGTCGTGCTTGGCTGCGACACCGTTCAAGACCTCTGGGGTATTGATCACATCGACCACCGCGTTACCGACGGCACACGCCAGCGGGTTGCCGCCATAGGTGGTGCCGTGGGTGCCGACCACCAGGTGCTTGGCCAACGCTTCGGTAGTGAGCATGGCGGCAATCGGGAAACCGCCGCCCAGGCTCTTGGCGCTGGTCAGGATGTCCGGGGTCACGCCGTAGTGCATGTAGGCGAACAGCTTGCCGGTACGGCCCATGCCACTCTGTACTTCGTCGAACACCAGCAGCGCGTTGTGCTGGTCGCACAGTTCGCGTGCGCCCTGCAGGTAGGCCAGCTCGGCCGGCAGCACGCCGCCCTCGCCCTGGATCGGTTCCAGCACCACGGCACAGGTCTTGTCCGAAACAGCGGCTTTCAGCGCGTCCAGGTCGTTGTACGGTACATGGGTGATACCGGTGATCTTCGGACCGAAACCATCGGAGTACTTCGACTGGCCACCGACGTTCACGGTGAACAGGGTACGACCGTGGAAGCTGTTGAGTGCGGCGATGATTTCGTATTTTTCCTCGCCGAAACGATCGAACGCCACACGACGGGCCAGCTTGAAGGCCGCTTCGTTGGCTTCGGCACCGGAGTTGCAGAAGAACACGCGTTCGGCAAAGGTCGCGTCCACCAGCTTCTTGGCCAGGCGCAGGGCCGGCTCGTTGGTGAACACGTTGGAGACGTGCCACAGGGTGTTGGCCTGCTCGGTCAACGCACCGACCAGCGCCGGATGGGCGTGGCCCAGGACGTTCACCGCAATCCCACCGGCAAAATCGATCAGCTCACGACCGGACTGGTCCCAGACTCGGGAACCGGCACCCCGCACGGGAATGAAGGCCGCGGGTGCGTAGTTGGGAACCATTACCTGGTCGAAATCGGCGCGTTGCACCGGAGCTTGCTCAACGGACATCGGAGTCTCCTGAAGAGGAACGCCTGCCTGAAACTGGCGAGCGATGGGGGGATTGTAAGGACAGATTTCGGTCTGGCCTTGCCGCGAAGCGACAACTTCTTATAGCGCCAAACCGGGTTTTGCCGGGGTTTTCGGCAATGCGACAAATAGCATCGCAAAGGCGCAGTTTAAACGGTGAGAGGCTTTTCATGCAGGGTCGCGACGAGGAGATTTTCGACTGACGAACCTCGCCGCGTGAATTTTAGGAAAATGCGCGGAATCCGGATGGACCACCCATCCGGTAGGAAGAAGTGGCGGTCACCAGGGCAACGACGCCAGGTAGCGCAAATCAGCCGCGCTCGGCCGGTACCGGGGAGAGTTCGAACGGGCTGCTGCTGCGGCGCTGGTTACGGTCTTCGCGCGGCGTGGCGCCAAAGAAGTTGCGATAGGCACTGGAGAAATGCGGCCCCGAGGAGAACCCGCAGGACAGGCCGATCTGGATGATCGACTTGCTGGTCTGCATCAGCATCTGCCGGGCCTTGTTCAGGCGCAATTCCAGGTAGTACTGGCTGGGCACGCGATTGAGGTACTGCTTGAAGATTCGCTCCAGTTGCCGACGGGAAACGCAGACATGCTGGGCGATTTCGTCGGTGGTCAGCGGTTCCTCGATATTGGCCTCCATCAGCAGGACCGCCTGGGTCAGCTTCGGATGACTGGACCCCAGGCGGTTCTGCAATGGAATCCGCTGGCGCTCGCCGCCTTCACGGATGCGCTCGACCACCAGCTCCTCGGACACCGCCCCCGCCAGTTCGGCACCGTGATCGCGGGCCAGCACCGCCAGCAACAGATCGAGCACCGACATCCCGCCACAGGCCGTCAGGCGATCGCGATCCCAGTCGAACAGATGGCTGGTAGCGATTACCTTGGGAAAACGCTCGGCGAAATCATCCTGCCAGCGCCAGTGCACCGCCGCCCGGTAGCCATCGAGCAGGCCCAGCTGTGCCAGTGGATAGACCCCGGCGGACAGGCCGCCGATCATGCAGCCGGAGCGCACCAACTGCTTGAGCGCGCTGACCAGTGCCGGAGCCAGCACGGCCGGCGGCTCATCGGCCAGCAGGAACAGCTTCTGGCAGCCTTCGAGCTTGCCGGCCCAGGGCTCTCCCGGCAGCTGCCAGTCCCCGGTGGCAACACCTTCGGCCGGCGTCTCGGCGTGCAGGAAGGACAACTCGTAGACCACTTCCGGATGCACGCGCTGGGCAACACGCAAGGCCTCCTCGGCCAGCGCCAGCGTCAAGGCTTTAGTGCTGGGCCAAATCAGGAAACCAATTCGATGGGCAGTCATGGCGTGCAATCCGAAAGCAGAACAGGGTTAAAGGCCGGGAGCGACCTCATCAAAGTAGACCAGGCCGCACACGGCGCGCAGGATGACCTATTTTGGTGCACAGTGGCAGCAGAAAAAGCGACGACTATTTCAGGCTGCCCGACAAAAATTGCTGCAGGCGCTCGGATTGCGGATTGACCAACACTTCGCGAGGGTTGCCACGCTCTTCCACAAGCCCCTTGTGCAGGAACACCAACTGGTTGGAGACTTCACGGGCAAAGCCCATTTCATGGGTCACCACCACCATGGTCCGGCCTTCCTGGGCCAGCGACTGCATGACCTTCAGCACGTCACCCACCAGCTCCGGGTCGAGGGCCGAGGTCGGTTCGTCGAACAGCATGACTTCCGGCTCCATGGCCAGGGCCCGGGCAATCGCCACGCGCTGCTGCTCGCCACCGGACATATGCCCTGGATAGGCATCCTTGCGGTGGGCGACACCGACCTTGTTCAGGTAGTGCTCGGCCTTTTCCAGCGCTTCCTTCTTCGACACACCCAGCACGTGCACGGGTGCCTCGATGATGTTTTCCAGCGCGGTCATGTGCGACCACAGGTTGAAATGCTGGAACACCATCGACAGCCGCGAGCGCATGCGCTGCAGTTGCTTGGGGTCGGCGGCCTTCATGGCGCCGTCCTTGTTCGCGACGAGCTTGAGCTCTTCGTTGTTGAGCAGGATACGCCCGGCGTGGGGCTGCTCCAGGAGGTTGATGCAGCGCAGGAAAGTACTCTTGCCGGAGCCACTGGAGCCGATGATGCTGATCACATCGCCAGCCTGGGCCGCCAGGGACACACCCTTGAGCACTTCGTGACTGCCATAGCGTTTATGCAGGTCTTGGACTTCAAGCTTGTACATGCGGTCGGTTCTCACAAAAACAGTCAGGTCAGTCGCTGAGCAGGCGCCCGTGGCGCAGGGGTTCACGCCCCGCCACCTTGGCCAGCCAGATCGAGGGTTGGGCGTAACGCAGCCGTTCCACGGCAAACAGCACACCGGCCGTGCCAGCACGAACCGTGCTGGCCTGGTCGGACAAGGGATCGATCACTTCGAACAGTGGCTCGCCGGGCTCGACCCAACCGCCCACCGGACACAGGTAGCTGACGACGCCGGGATGGGGCGCATAGAGCAGCTCGGTGCCTTCGAACGGCATCGCTTCGCAGGCTTCGTGCTGCGCCGCCGGCCACTCGCCGTCGATCAGCCCCTGCTCGGCAAGGAAGGCCAGGATGCCTTCGGCATGGGCCACCGCCTCTTCACGCCCGGTGTCGGCCTGGCCACCCAGCTCGATGGTGGTGGACATCCCCGCCAGCGGAATCGAAGCCTGCGGAAAGCGCCGCGACAGGCGCAGCCAGGGCAGCGAACAGGCCTCGTCGAACGAAGTGCCGCCAGAATCCTCCGCCACCAGCGCCACCCGCACATTCAGGTGCGCGGCCAGCGAGCGCCACTGCGGCCAATGCTGCGGCAACGCATACATGTGCAGCGCCGCCTCGCAGTCGCAGTGCAGGTCGAGCACGATATCGGCATCGCAGGCGTGACCGAGCAGAATCCGCTGCATGCCCTGCAGCGGGCTGCTGGCCGGTGGCAACGCGGCCAGCACGTCACGCATGGCCTGGCGAATCAACTGCACGTTGGCATGGGGATCATCCCCCAGCCGGCCATCGACCAGCGCCGCCACCGGCTCGCTCAACTCGACGAAATCGCGGTTGAAGTTCTTGCCGCTGGAGTACTCGAAACGCCCCTGGTGATTGCCTTGCAGCAATTGCCCGAGACCGATCGGGTTGGCCACCGGCACCAGCTCGACGACCCCCTTCAGGGCACCACGGGTTTCCAGCTCGGCGAGGCGCTTCTTCAGCTCCCAGGCGGTGCGCATGCCCGGCAGTTCGTCGGCATGCAGGCTGGCCTGGATGTAGGCCTTGCGCTCGCCGCTGCCGAAACGGAACACCGACAGCCGGCGCTCGGTGCCCAGGCTGCCCCAGGGCAGGCAATGATCGATACGTTCCATACTCAGTGCTTCCGTGGAGCCAGGTAGCTCAGCCAGCGGCGCTCGGCCAACTTGAACAGGCGCACCAGGATGAAGGTCAGGCACAGGTAGAAGACACCCGCGGTGATGTAGGCCTCGAACGGCAGGTAGTACTGCGCGTTGACGGTCCGGGCGGCACCGGTGATGTCGATCAGGGTCACGATGGAGGCCAGGCTGGTGGTCTGCAACATCATGATCACCTCGTTGCTGTACTGCGGCAGCGCCCGACGCAGGGCCGACGGCAGCAGGATGCGCCGATACATCTTGTAGCGCGACATGCCGACCGCCTTGGCCGCCTCGATCTCGCCATTGGGCGTGGCCTTGAGGCTGCCGGCGATGATTTCGGCGGTGTAGGCACTGGTGTTGATCGCGAAAGCCAGGCAGGCACAGAAGGTCGCGCTCGACAGCCAGGGCCAGAGGAAACTTTCGCGCACCGCCTCGAACTGGGCCAGGCCGTAGTAGATCAGGAACAATTGCACCAGCATCGGCGTGCCGCGAATCACGTAGGTGTAGAGCCACGCCGCGCCGTTCACCAGCGGCTGCTTGGAAACCCGCATCAGCCCCAGCGGCACCGCCACCAGCAGGCCGAAGAACAGCGACAGGGCGAGCAGTTTCAGAGTGGTCAGCAAGCCGCCAAGGTACAGCGGCATGGCCTCCCAGACGACGTTGTAGTCGAAGATCATAGATCAGCCGCCCTTACGCCTACCGAGTAGCGCTTCTCGAGGTGACGCAATGCCAGCAACGAGACACTGGTGATCACCAGGTACATCGCCGCCACTGCAAGGAAGAAGGTGAAAGGCTCGCGGGTGGCATCGGCTGCCTGCTTGGCCTTGAACATCATGTCTTGCAGGCCGACCACGGAAATCAGCGCGGTCGCCTTGGTCAGCACCAGCCAGTTGTTGGTGAAACCGGGGATTGCCAGGCGGATCATCTGCGGCACCAGCACCCGGAAGAACACCTGCAGGCTGCTCATCCCGTAGGCCATGCCGGCTTCGGCCTGCCCCTTGGGGATCGCCATGAAGGCACCCCGGAAGGTTTCCGACAGGTAGGCGCCGAAAATGAAACCCAGCGTGCCGATACCGGCGACCAGCGGGTTGAGGTCGATGTAGTCGTCATAGCCGAGCAACGGCGCGACGCGGTTGATCAGGTCCTGGC of the Pseudomonas vanderleydeniana genome contains:
- the aruF gene encoding arginine/ornithine succinyltransferase subunit alpha; its protein translation is MLVMRPAQMADLDEVRRLAADSPIGVTSLPDDEGRLRDKIAASEASFAAEVSFNGEESYFFVLEDTDTGKLAGCSAIVASAGYSEPFYSFRNETFVHASRELKIHNKIHVLSQCHDLTGNSLLTSFYVVPELVGSAWSELNSRGRLLFVASHPERFADSVVTEIVGYSDEHGDSPFWDAIGRNFFDLNYAEAERLCGLKSRTFLAELMPHYPIYVPLLPDEAQEAMGQVHPRAQITFDILMREGFETDHYIDIFDGGPTLHARVSGIRSIAQSRVVPVKVGDTGNPGRQYLVSNGQLQDYRAVLLELDYAPGKPVTLDQEAAEALGVGEGGSVRLVAV
- the astA gene encoding arginine N-succinyltransferase, with the protein product MIVRPVRSSDLPALIDLARSTGTGLTTLPANEARLAHRVGWAEKTFRGEAGRADADYLFVLEDDNGRVVGISAIAGAVGLREPWYNFRVGLTVSASQELNIYREIPTLFLANDLTGNSELCSLFLHADYRSGLNGRMLAKARMLFIAEFPQLFGQKIIAEMRGMSDEAGRSPFWESLGRHFFKMEFSQADYLTGVGNKAFIAELMPKFPLYTCFLSEGARAVIGKVHTDTEPALSMLKSEGFSYQGYVDIFDAGPAVECETGKIRAVRDSQALVLAIGTPGDDATPFLIHNRKCEDCRITAAPARFAAGTLVVDPLTAKRLQLSAGDQVRAVPLSASRESK
- the astD gene encoding succinylglutamate-semialdehyde dehydrogenase, which translates into the protein MMSTLYIAGQWHAGQGEAFESLNPVTQQVLWRGNGAAAAQVEQAVQAAREAFPAWARRSLDERIVVLEAFAASLKNHADELARGIGEETGKPLWEAATEVTSMVNKVAISIQSYRERTGEKSGPLGDANAVLRHKPHGVVAVFGPYNFPGHLPNGHIVPALLAGNSVLFKPSELTPKVAELTVKCWIEAGLPAGVLNLLQGARETGIALAGNPGIDGLFFTGSSRTGNHLHQQFAGRPDKILALEMGGNNPLVVDQVADLDAAVYTIIQSAFISAGQRCTCARRLLVPEGAWGDQLLARLVEVSGNIAVGAFDQQPAPFMGSVISLAAASALMEAQASLLAKGALALLPMTQPQPGAALLTPGILDVTAVSGRPDEEFFGPLLQVIRYVGFDAAIAEANNTQFGLAAGLLSDSEERYRQFWLQSRAGIVNWNKQLTGAASSAPFGGVGASGNHRASAYYAADYCAYPVASLETPSLVVPASLTPGVKL
- a CDS encoding succinylglutamate desuccinylase/aspartoacylase family protein, whose product is MERIDHCLPWGSLGTERRLSVFRFGSGERKAYIQASLHADELPGMRTAWELKKRLAELETRGALKGVVELVPVANPIGLGQLLQGNHQGRFEYSSGKNFNRDFVELSEPVAALVDGRLGDDPHANVQLIRQAMRDVLAALPPASSPLQGMQRILLGHACDADIVLDLHCDCEAALHMYALPQHWPQWRSLAAHLNVRVALVAEDSGGTSFDEACSLPWLRLSRRFPQASIPLAGMSTTIELGGQADTGREEAVAHAEGILAFLAEQGLIDGEWPAAQHEACEAMPFEGTELLYAPHPGVVSYLCPVGGWVEPGEPLFEVIDPLSDQASTVRAGTAGVLFAVERLRYAQPSIWLAKVAGREPLRHGRLLSD
- the argR gene encoding transcriptional regulator ArgR — translated: MTAHRIGFLIWPSTKALTLALAEEALRVAQRVHPEVVYELSFLHAETPAEGVATGDWQLPGEPWAGKLEGCQKLFLLADEPPAVLAPALVSALKQLVRSGCMIGGLSAGVYPLAQLGLLDGYRAAVHWRWQDDFAERFPKVIATSHLFDWDRDRLTACGGMSVLDLLLAVLARDHGAELAGAVSEELVVERIREGGERQRIPLQNRLGSSHPKLTQAVLLMEANIEEPLTTDEIAQHVCVSRRQLERIFKQYLNRVPSQYYLELRLNKARQMLMQTSKSIIQIGLSCGFSSGPHFSSAYRNFFGATPREDRNQRRSSSPFELSPVPAERG
- a CDS encoding ABC transporter ATP-binding protein, yielding MYKLEVQDLHKRYGSHEVLKGVSLAAQAGDVISIIGSSGSGKSTFLRCINLLEQPHAGRILLNNEELKLVANKDGAMKAADPKQLQRMRSRLSMVFQHFNLWSHMTALENIIEAPVHVLGVSKKEALEKAEHYLNKVGVAHRKDAYPGHMSGGEQQRVAIARALAMEPEVMLFDEPTSALDPELVGDVLKVMQSLAQEGRTMVVVTHEMGFAREVSNQLVFLHKGLVEERGNPREVLVNPQSERLQQFLSGSLK
- a CDS encoding ABC transporter permease → MIFDYNVVWEAMPLYLGGLLTTLKLLALSLFFGLLVAVPLGLMRVSKQPLVNGAAWLYTYVIRGTPMLVQLFLIYYGLAQFEAVRESFLWPWLSSATFCACLAFAINTSAYTAEIIAGSLKATPNGEIEAAKAVGMSRYKMYRRILLPSALRRALPQYSNEVIMMLQTTSLASIVTLIDITGAARTVNAQYYLPFEAYITAGVFYLCLTFILVRLFKLAERRWLSYLAPRKH
- a CDS encoding ABC transporter permease, which produces MLKGYGAVILDGAWLTLQLALSSMALAIVLGLIGVALRLSPVRWLARLGDLYATVIRGIPDLVLILLIFYGGQDLINRVAPLLGYDDYIDLNPLVAGIGTLGFIFGAYLSETFRGAFMAIPKGQAEAGMAYGMSSLQVFFRVLVPQMIRLAIPGFTNNWLVLTKATALISVVGLQDMMFKAKQAADATREPFTFFLAVAAMYLVITSVSLLALRHLEKRYSVGVRAADL
- a CDS encoding aspartate aminotransferase family protein, with translation MSVEQAPVQRADFDQVMVPNYAPAAFIPVRGAGSRVWDQSGRELIDFAGGIAVNVLGHAHPALVGALTEQANTLWHVSNVFTNEPALRLAKKLVDATFAERVFFCNSGAEANEAAFKLARRVAFDRFGEEKYEIIAALNSFHGRTLFTVNVGGQSKYSDGFGPKITGITHVPYNDLDALKAAVSDKTCAVVLEPIQGEGGVLPAELAYLQGARELCDQHNALLVFDEVQSGMGRTGKLFAYMHYGVTPDILTSAKSLGGGFPIAAMLTTEALAKHLVVGTHGTTYGGNPLACAVGNAVVDVINTPEVLNGVAAKHDAFKTRLEQIGAKYGLFTQVRGMGLLLGCVLADAWKGKAKDVFNAAEQENLMILQAGPDVVRFAPSLVVEDADIQEGLDRFERAVAKLTQA